A part of Citrifermentans bremense genomic DNA contains:
- a CDS encoding DMT family transporter produces MLKTTHEDPRSSKATFWLILTTFFWGGSFVFNKIGFREIPPVTFLFFRFALATLLMAVVCLPRLKRFDRNVLGKGFVIGMALAATNLSFVLGVSGTSISRAGFLNNLFVLIIPLLCFAFWRERFDRWTATGLFLALAGLWQLAQGGAEGFNKGDLLSTLCALFIALHIISVSKLLRDEDVYLLSLVQFGTVTAVGGLLLLVLPEPPFAITAVSGGSLLYCAIFPTIICFTLQNSYQRYTTPTKAGLIYTMDPVWSMLGGTLILGERLTAGEWLGCSFIFASVVLPLSIKRLRERHLGIDYRAEGAAAD; encoded by the coding sequence ATGCTCAAAACTACTCATGAAGATCCTCGCTCCTCGAAGGCCACTTTCTGGCTGATACTTACAACCTTTTTCTGGGGAGGGAGTTTCGTCTTCAACAAGATCGGCTTCAGAGAGATCCCGCCAGTAACCTTCCTGTTCTTCCGCTTCGCCCTGGCAACGCTGCTTATGGCGGTGGTCTGCCTGCCGCGCTTGAAGCGCTTCGACCGGAACGTCCTGGGGAAGGGGTTCGTCATCGGGATGGCGCTTGCCGCCACCAACCTCTCCTTCGTTCTCGGTGTGAGCGGCACCAGCATCTCGCGCGCGGGGTTCCTGAACAACCTGTTCGTGCTGATCATCCCGCTGCTGTGCTTCGCCTTCTGGCGCGAGCGCTTCGACCGCTGGACCGCGACCGGTCTTTTCCTCGCCCTCGCCGGCCTGTGGCAGCTGGCCCAGGGCGGGGCGGAGGGTTTCAACAAGGGGGACCTGCTCTCCACCCTGTGCGCGCTCTTCATCGCCCTGCACATCATATCGGTGTCGAAACTTTTGCGGGACGAGGACGTCTACCTGCTGAGCCTGGTGCAATTCGGCACTGTCACGGCGGTGGGAGGCCTGCTGTTACTGGTGCTGCCGGAGCCCCCCTTCGCCATCACCGCGGTTTCGGGCGGTTCGCTGCTTTACTGCGCCATCTTCCCGACCATCATCTGCTTCACGCTGCAAAACAGCTACCAGCGCTACACCACCCCCACCAAGGCGGGGCTCATCTACACTATGGACCCGGTCTGGAGCATGCTGGGGGGGACGCTGATCCTGGGGGAGCGGCTGACCGCGGGAGAGTGGCTGGGGTGCTCGTTCATCTTCGCCTCGGTCGTACTTCCGCTCTCCATCAAGCGCCTGCGTGAGCGGCACCTGGGCATCGACTACCGAGCCGAAGGGGCCGCTGCCGATTAG
- a CDS encoding HDOD domain-containing protein, which yields MHRKPHSSVEHMVEDVSTIHSLPMFYSQLSEAIDHPRSSIGDIAKIISEDQGLTARILKLANSPLFGYFSKIDTITQAVTIIGVLQVRDLALAISVMDVFKGIPEELVNMEQFWKHSIATGLAARILATSQRESNLERFFVAGILHDIGRLVMYVRVPGICLELLEQCRATDALLHRAEREKFGFDHADVGGALLKKWKIPPRVAEPVGGHHDCRLGDQYPRESSILHLADIIAHALQLGHSGEIFVPELDKGVWDRLQISCYFLPTLVKQVDSTYEQTVSVLFGSEDASQ from the coding sequence ATGCATCGTAAGCCGCATTCTTCGGTGGAGCACATGGTGGAGGACGTCTCCACCATACATTCCCTCCCGATGTTTTACTCTCAACTCTCGGAAGCGATCGACCACCCCCGCAGCTCCATCGGGGACATCGCCAAGATCATCTCCGAGGACCAGGGGCTCACCGCCAGGATCCTGAAGCTCGCCAACAGCCCTCTGTTCGGCTACTTCTCCAAGATAGACACCATCACCCAGGCCGTCACCATCATAGGTGTGCTCCAGGTGCGCGACCTGGCCCTCGCCATCTCGGTCATGGACGTATTCAAGGGTATCCCCGAGGAACTGGTCAACATGGAGCAGTTCTGGAAGCACAGCATCGCCACCGGGCTCGCGGCGAGGATCCTTGCCACCAGCCAGCGCGAGTCGAACCTGGAGCGCTTCTTCGTTGCCGGGATTCTACACGACATCGGTAGGCTGGTCATGTACGTCCGGGTGCCGGGGATCTGCCTGGAATTGCTGGAGCAGTGCCGGGCGACGGACGCCCTGCTGCACCGCGCGGAACGGGAGAAGTTCGGCTTCGACCACGCCGACGTCGGCGGTGCTCTGCTGAAAAAATGGAAGATCCCCCCCCGGGTGGCCGAGCCCGTGGGGGGCCACCACGACTGCCGCCTGGGCGACCAGTACCCGCGCGAAAGCTCCATACTCCATCTGGCCGACATCATCGCCCACGCCCTGCAGCTGGGCCACAGCGGCGAGATCTTCGTGCCGGAACTCGACAAGGGAGTATGGGACCGGCTGCAGATCTCCTGCTACTTCCTTCCCACACTGGTGAAGCAGGTGGACAGCACCTATGAACAGACAGTATCGGTACTGTTCGGGAGTGAAGATGCATCACAATGA